The following nucleotide sequence is from Paroedura picta isolate Pp20150507F chromosome 1, Ppicta_v3.0, whole genome shotgun sequence.
ggccactgaagATTCAACTGGCCATGTAGTTTATAATGTCATTTGGGGAGGTGGTGTCCACCACGGTGTTTGATTTATTCTCTCTCACTCCTCCATCTAAGTATATTCTTTAAATTACTCCTCTGCCCTCCTGCATGTGGGCTTCGTCTGTTTGTTTGGCTCCGCctactctggcagccattttggggttgtgcCCACTACCcagcatcagaattccaaaggtgtccacagcttcaaaaaggttaagaaaccctTCTATAGAGCAatcagatacaaaaaaaaaaagcaatcacGTGGTTACAGATTATTTCCAAATTACTGCCAGCACGTTTCCATCGACACCTTGAGATCTCTTCAGTCATTGAAGCAATGGTTTAAACATCGTGGTCACCCTGGTCTTCTTCGGACAGCGGGGCTTTCCTAATGGCAGCATTTCCTTGGGCGGGACGTTCTCTCTTGCAAATCGATCCGCGATTTTTTCCAGTGAGTTGCATGGAATGcctttttctgttgctccagttTTAACAGCTCACAAGCTTGAGgttggggaaaaaaggaaaaggaaaacaggcaGAAATCTTACCTTTCGGTGATAAACTATGAATACTCTTGGGTCAGGCGAAGTAAAAGCAGGGGTTGCTACTTGGGAGAAGAAAATAACAAGGCTCACGGGCAACTGTTTCCTCCCCCACACCACCACTTCTCTGCATTCACAGACACTACGTGGTAAAAGGGACCCATTATGGCCCAGAGGTCCCAATCCCTGATGCGCAACCTCCCTGCTCCCCATGACAAAGTTGGAAGAAGTTGGGGGTTCAGGGATGGATTCTGGGGAgaatggggacctcagtggagtacagcgtcataatcccaccttccaaagcatccattttctccaggagaaataatggctatcatctggagatttggagtaaTTCTaagaatctccaggccccacctggaggctgactacCCTAACTggttctcagtcccacctcccccccccctgcaaagctGAAAACGACATATGGGCCAGTGTAATAGTAGCATGGTTGCaaagtcacaaaatggcagccaagcAACACAGAGAGGTGCATACCACCAGCAACTTCCGGCATATGAGggggctaaggttgccaacctccaggtgggagctagagatctcctgggattataactgatccccAAGCAACAgagttcaactggagaaaatggctgctttggagggtggagcctcagaattctgcccctccccaaaccccaccttctttAGGCTCCACCGCCAACATTGCCAGGtgcttcccaactcagagcttgcTAAGCTAGAGGGGTGCTGTTGAACTCCAAAAGGCAGCATTTATTTAATTTGCTTAAGAGTTTTGTATGCTGCATTTTCACCATTAAAAATcgtcacatcaaaattacaaacCCAAATTCCCCAGCTAGAGGAGCtcatttttataacccgcttttctctacccgagggagactcaaagcggtttacattcgccttcccttcctccccccacaacaaacaccccgtGAGACaggtggagatgagagagctctgagagaactgtgcacggcccaaagtcacccagcgcgctgcatgtggaggaagagtggagaatcaaacctctAATCTCCATCTCAgagtcctggagatttaggagtagAGTctgggggaaggcagggtttgtggaggggagagacctcagtgggatgtaatgtgagagtctaccttccaaagcagccattttttccccaggggaattgattgtTGTTACTTAAAGACCAGATATTCTTCTGGGACATCTCCTGGcttcacctgggggttggcaatcctaaactgCTAGGCCTCCTAcaacagtagaatcatagaatcatagagttggaaggggacatacaggccatctagtccaaccccctgctcaatgcaggatcagccctaagcatcctaaagcatcaaagaaaagtgtgtatccaacctttgcttgaagacttccagtgagggggagctcaccacctcagtGGGAGACCTCCTGGTATCCTTagtcattgagagccagcttggtgtagtgttctaatctggcaagctgggtttgattccccactcctccacatgcagccagctgggtgaccctgggcttctcacagttctgatagtgctgctctcacagagtagtcctgtcagagctctctcagccccacctatttcacggggtgtctgttgtggggagaggaagggaaggcaattgtaactctctttgagactccttttggtagagaaattcaggatataaaaaccaacttttcttcaactTCTctttggcaaaagaaaaaaatggagggggTGTTAGAGTGTGTGCTggcatcatgacatcacttctggtaaaaactggaagtgacatagcagATGGTAAAACTTTATggttttaccatggagtttttgtAATACCCTAGATCATGTAACTCTGTCAATTCTGGTTTTTACTGGAAGTGACGTCAACTTGTAGATATTTCTCCACCTACTACAAAGAGAGCAAGCTCACAAATCCAGTCATCTACTACTGAGTTACTACAGGGATTAAAATGAATACTACAAGTTGACTGTTCGTGTTTTTCTTGGTTCCCTTGGGATAACACTTTTCCTTCATGAAGCTCAGCTAGATGGTTCTCCCTTCCTGCATTCCATCTGCATCTACAACCAGTGAGGGAGAATAAGCTGGCTCAGGGCCCCTCACTCAGTACCAGGGCCAAGCGGGCAGTCAAAGCTTTGCAAAGGAGAGCAGGTAGGATCCTCTTGGCCAGACCCGGCTGCACGAGAGAGCAAAACTCACCTAGTGTTGTGAAGAGCTCAGTCACTTGGTAATCAGACTTCGCTGAGGTTTCCATATACAATATAGATTTTGTGTTGGCAAATTCTCTTGCCTCCTGGGGGGAGAGCATGAAGAGATAAATATTTTAGCAGATATGATAACCCTGGTGTACCATGTAGAAGTGGTAGCACAATGGTCCATTCTAGCTTCTTTGATGAAGCATCAGCACAAAGGCCACTGAGGCTGTCTCTGTATTAGGAGACATAtcttgctttgaagaagaagaagaagaagaagagttggttcttatatgccgcttttccctacccgaaggaggctcaacgcggcttacagtcgccttccctttcttctccccacaacagacaccctgtgaggtgggtgaggctgagagagccctgatattactgaagaagaagagttggttcttatatgccgcttttccctacccaaaggagtctcaaagcggcttacagtcgccttcccattcctctccccacaacagacaccttgtggggtgggggaggctgagagagccctgatatcactgcctggtcagaacagttttatcagtgccgtggagagcccaaggtcacccagctggttgcatgtggaggagcgcagaatcaaacctggcatgccagattagaagtccacactcctaaccactacaccaaactggctctcagtttggatttcctttggatgctgcgagtcgacTAGCATTTCCACATTTCGGCTTTCCCCTACCACAAAGCTAAGAAAGGGCTGTCCGGTCCCCACTGATCAgcgatgtctgtgtgtgtggtagACGGGGGCCTAGGACTGctggctctgagttgggaaatacctggagatctggggatggagactAGGGAGGACAGaaacttcagtggggtgcaatgccatagtcctaaagcatccctttttctctaggagaactgatccctgcagtctggagatgagctgcaattccaggccAGTGTCAGGCCTAgagttaaaatcatagaatcatagagctggaagggatctccaggatcatctagcctggccacctgcacaatgcaggaaactcctaACTACccgcccatccacagtgaccccaattgcatgcccagTTGATGCTCCCCTCAAAAAAGCAGaagccctggccagtctggcctggaggaaatttgactTCTGAAGTGGTGataggcatttccctgggcctgcaagaaagggccacaagagccaagcaccaatacagtcccttctgcccacccactcacaatctgcctaagttcatggaatcaacatttctgtaagatttctctagcctctgcttaaaaacattgaaggaaggagagcccaccacctcctgaggaagcctgttccactgaggaactgctctaattgtcaggaacttcttccaggtgattggctgaaaattcttttgaattaatttcatcccattggttctgctctggagccacagaaaacaactctgctccattccccATGTGACAGCCCATCGagaacttgaagatggctatcatatcacctcttagtcgtcttctctccaggctaaacagaccaagctccctcaacctttctctaaatccctcaccatctttgtaccGCTCTTCTGGATGTGCTCCACTttgtctacaccagtggttctcaaccttcctaatgcagttcctcatgttgtggtgacccccaaccataaaattatgcaagtgttctttcacagaaattaaaccgaaactgaccaatggcatgaagatccattgttcatgactgtatataaatgggtccccctcccctcccccggggtttttcagttcagttctgcctcttttcccaccaagccaatcttgctcttttccgctgctccagacagacaaacagtctatctcaatctaccccacaaggctgatgttgcccccccccgggccaagctgcttaccctgctgcaacccctgtgaaagggtcattcgatccccaagggggtcccgacccccaggttgagaaccactggtctacaaccTTCTTCGattgtggtgcccagaactgaacacagaacttcaAATaagatctaaccagagcagaataacatTGCTATGCCCCCCTGCCCAGTCACTAGCAGGGGATGGAGAGGTTGGGCTGCTAGATGCTTGctaggaaactcctagagatttcgGGATGGAAGaaggggcataatgccatatgcagcccattctccaaagcatctcttttctccaggggaattgacctctgcagtctgggaatgagctgtcattccagagggatccccaggtcccacctggaggctggcatcccgatcCAGAGTGCCAGAACTGCACCTACCTCTGTGGTGACTTCCCGGACTTCTGAAAGATCGTGCTTATTCCCAACCAGAATTATAATTATTTCATTCTGAAGGAATTCTTGCTCCAGTTCGCTCAGCCACACCTTGGCTTTCTCAAAAGTTTCCtggcaagaaaaggaaaaaaacaaacaaacgtaaATGGTTCCAAGAGTTACATTGTCACACGCTTCTGGTTTTTAAAGGATTTGGTGAGTGGCCCAAGGGACACGTTTGTGGAGGATGGGAAAAAATCAAGATGAATTGGGAGGTGCTCCACGAAGGTCCACTCTACATTGAGTGAGTGGGGAACAACATGGCCTTTGAAGTCCCACATGTGGTGGAATGGGgcatcgaacccggcttgccagattagaagccgccactgttaaccacaacaccacactggttcaACTCAGGTTGCCAGGTCCATCCACGCTGCTGGTGGGGGATGGTGGCACTTTCCAGGAGCTTTccgatgtgctgacatcacccaaaATTTAGCACCTCAGAAATATCATGGGgcgatgctctggcttttgggcaaaacacTATGATAGAGTGCGTTTCAACCCATAGAGTTTTGCACCAAACTAGAGTGTCGTCACCcccaatgatgtcacttctgggtgacatcagcacatcgtGCTAAAAAACAACCTCCTTTGGGTTAGGGTGTGTTTGATTAGGGTGAGGTGCATCCGGAGAGCAGGGGAACTCCTTCCCAGAACAGTAGACTTGTCAACCTGAGGACCTACAAATGACCCACTCAGGAATAGAGGCAGGACAAGAGGAGGAAGGAGTGAAAGTTAAGTTGGGAAGCAGCCCATCACATTGCCTTACCTTACTGGTAATGTCATAGACCAGCAGAGCTGCGTTTGCTCCCCGGTAATAGAGGTGGCAGACGCTGTGGTACTTCTCTTGGCCAGCCGTGTCCCAGATCTCCAACTTAACTGTGGTGGCGTCTAAAGTGACACACTGATTGAAGAAGGAACCTGAAGGCAAGAGAGAAACCAGCAAGAGTCAGTGCACTAGACTCCTTTGTGGCTGCCGggtcctttggaattctgacatggggtGGTgggcaactacaaaatggctctcCCCCCAccaatttctccccctccctccaagcatgAAAGAGATGGTGGGctagtagggttaccaactctgggttggaaaatatctggaaactTTGAGGGGTAAAGCCAGTAATGGGCACGATTGGGGTGCTAAGGGACCTGTTATGAACCCTGGTTCATGCCCCCTCCATCTCGCCTCACCTCCCGGTCTCCTCCAGGCTGGttgtcataaaaccataaatccctTTGCTGGTTCCTGGCCGCCTCTGCattccaaagctgccctcagCAGGGTTCCCTTATCTCCCTTGCTTTTTTGTGACCTTGCCAGTCTCACTGGAGACTCAACAGGAGTAATGGTTTAGatcaaagctgggccatctggctgTACTGGGAACTTTTGTAACTCTTTGCAAATGTACTTTTCCCGCCATCCTGATCCCTCATGCCCCCTCCCATGCTTGGTCTCCCCTATAAGTACACCCTAATGTCTATtgtatctttgtctctgccaagatgtTTGTTCACTGAGTCTTGGCACGTATTAGCTGTTGTActgttctgtttaataaagacTTTCTCTTGGATCTTcactctgcctgagatcttggaagctccttTATCACAGACGTTCCGCTCTGACCtttgcctgattcctgacaggacctcagtggagagtAATGCTGCGGAGTccagcccccgaagcagccatTATCTCAAGCAGAACTGCTCTTTTTAGTTTGGGGAGaagttctaattccaggggatgcctgggggttggcatccctatgggCTGGTAAGGACTCCCCAACTAAGAAGTGCCACATTGGCATCTCTATCAATCCCTGCCCCAAATATACCCTGGAGATGAACAGACTAAGCAGATTTAGCTGCAAAATAACCCAATAAAAAATCAATAGGCAGATGCAAAAAGACGACGGTGCCCTGGAACTGCAGctagaggctggcagccctaattacACACTCCTCAGTTAATCCTGTTCAGAGTCACTCTGCACCATGCAGCCTGTCTCATAGGGTGTCGCTCTGTCCCTACAGAGCTGGCCCCGAGAAGGGAACATGCAAGCCAGCAAGAGCCGACTCTTCTCGGCCGCTCTTGCGCATGACTGATCTGGAGACGATCGGGTGGGATAAAGACTAAAACCTGCTCAGCCCCAGAGCCTTTCCAGAGCCAAACGCCGGCTGATTTCTGCACACTCTGACGCTGGCTTGATGATCACAGGCCAGTTTTCAACATCCACTTACAGCCCACCGTAGGCAGAGAGTCCCGGAAGTCTTTCTTCACATAGCGGTAAGCTAAGCTGGACTTCCCAACAGAGCTGCTCCCCAGAAGAACGACTTTAAAAATGTAAGAAGATTCCTTAGAGGGGTGGGCTTCTGGGCTGCAGGGAGCTTCTTCATTTCCTGCCCTGCTCTGGGCCATTTCCTGCAATGCAAAAAAAGATATGTCCAGAtaagccagcttttctcaaccttttgtccGTGGAGGCACATCCAagttatttttcaggctttgaggtgtacgagaagtgatgtcagcaggccagccccccccccccccccagaagtgccatgtcGCTTGAACATGATGTCACCCAGATGGAATCATTGCTTCATTAGTGAGTTTTTTTTGCCACAGATGAGGCACAATAGAATACAACACCTGAGATCACCAGTCCATGTGaaactgttggaattgcaatcagcaagtcattTGGTGAAAGCAActctgaagggctgttgttaagctgcttaagcagctgagctgtccctgtgtgctcactagcgcatcaagtggtcacaggtgaggttgcaatggaaaaaccttGAGCACCTGTCCTGGGGATCCCACTctcacccacttcctgcttcttcaggaagaacagaTCAGTGTGCGTGCTctcaagcaaggagcagcagccattaaggctctcttctgatgtgtgggcatgtagtctgcctgcagcttaGCCATAGAGtattgcaatgtgctgcttttgtgactactctttaagcttttgtactctgctttagcAACGagtctgaagcagatgaatatgatatatatttctgtataatctttccaggAAAGATTACTCTGTCTTTGAAATctcaaagcgctgtgagtctggatctgtgcctcatccacaagggTAACTAATAACcgtatactttcaaaatgctctgttacattgtagctctgtttctctggagggacgcAGGACATAGCTTAGTCCAAAATCCCAACATATACCCGTTGACAAGTAGCTTTCACTGTAAAGATGGGATTTTTTGAAATCGCAGAAGGCCTCTCTCCCTGCCACCCAAGGCCCAAAGCTCATCAGGACAGAACTAGGCCATGGTAGGCACCCTCTTCTATTTCTCCCCAACCCAAGGCCCATAGAAGGCCCTTCTGCCACCCCtaggttaaaacaaaaaaacaccccaaacccTAAGGAAGGACTCATGCTCGATTCCAGCCACATGCCAATGAATGGCAAAAGTATGAATGGCCACGGCCCCTCCTCACCCCGTCCAGGCCCaccaatggccactttgggagggagggaaggatgggGTCTGCCTTTATCAGATGGCATCCAGAATTTGCCATCTTCAGACCAGCAGGTCCCCAGCACGTTGTCCGCGTCTACCATGGTGCCCGCCAATACCTTTCTTTGCACTTACCAAGTGTCTTTAGAGAGTGGAGAGGGCGAGGTAGGGATTTTGCCCAAAAGGGATTCCGATAGGCCATTGTAGATCTGCTCAATGgcccagggttttttaaaaacttgcttcagcagcagctatcCCCAAAGCACAAGACAAGCACTGTGTGACTTAATAcacagacttcagtggggtacaataatatatagaccaggggtagtcaaactgcggccctccagatgtccatggactacaattcccatgagcgcctgtcagtggttgctggcaggggctcatgggaattgtagtccatggacatctggagggccgcagctcaactacccctgatatagaccatcttccaaagtagccatgttctccaggggaacggatctctgtatgGAGGTCATgggtaattctgggggatcctcaggtgccgcctggaggctggcatccccgttccttggtggtctcccacctgaGGACTAACCAGGGTCGACCCAACTTCGTTtatgagatctgataagatcaggctagtctgggacATCCAGGGCAGGAAACTGGCACTggaagttttattttgtttctaagGTTTTAGGTGTTCGCAGCaggactggtttatcca
It contains:
- the RAB17 gene encoding ras-related protein Rab-17 — its product is MAQSRAGNEEAPCSPEAHPSKESSYIFKVVLLGSSSVGKSSLAYRYVKKDFRDSLPTVGCSFFNQCVTLDATTVKLEIWDTAGQEKYHSVCHLYYRGANAALLVYDITSKETFEKAKVWLSELEQEFLQNEIIIILVGNKHDLSEVREVTTEEAREFANTKSILYMETSAKSDYQVTELFTTLACELLKLEQQKKAFHATHWKKSRIDLQERTSRPRKCCH